Proteins encoded within one genomic window of Vicia villosa cultivar HV-30 ecotype Madison, WI unplaced genomic scaffold, Vvil1.0 ctg.001165F_1_1, whole genome shotgun sequence:
- the LOC131633701 gene encoding uncharacterized protein LOC131633701 has product MHGGIQHVPASELHAIVKPWPFRGWDLDVIGEIKPASSKQQRYILVGIDYFTKWVEVVALRNVDQEAVIDFIQDHIICRFGIPETITTDQGTVFTGKKMQEFAQEVGIKLLTSTSYYTQANGQVEAANKVIISLIKKHVGKSQKLGISL; this is encoded by the coding sequence ATGCATGGGGGCATCCAACACGTCCCTGCAAGCGAATTACATGCTATTGTAAAACCTTGGCCATTCAGAGGATGGGATTTAGACGTAATTGGGGAAATAAAACCAGCTTCATCGAAACAACAGAGGTATATTTTGGTCGGTATCGATTATTTTACAAAGTGGGTCGAAGTGGTAGCTTTGAGAAACGTCGATCAAGAAGCCGTGATAGATTTCATACAAGATCACATTATATGTCGATTTGGAATACCAGAGACTATCACAACCGACCAAGGAACGGTGTTCACTGGGAAGAAAATGCAGGAGTTCGCCCAGGAGGTTGGCATAAAGTTGTTGACGTCGACATCATACTACACCCAGGCGAATGGTCAagtcgaagctgccaacaaggtGATAATCAGCCTGATTAAAAAGCATGTAGGAAAAAGCCAAAAACTTGGCATCAGTCTTTAA